GAGAATAGGTAAATATTGTTAGGAAAACTATATCTAAAGACTGATATGGTAATAATTAGTTAATCAATAAGAAAGACTTCGTGTTATGTGAAAGCCTATTTAAAATACTGTTTAAGATTGGTTGACAGTCAATTTGATAGACTGTTTTGTGACTTGTTGACAGTCAATATGACAGACTGTTTAAGATTGGTTGACAGTCAATTTGATAGACTGTTTTGTGGCTTGTTGACAGTCAATATGACAGACTGTTTTGTGATTGTTGACAGTCAATATGACAGACTGTTTTGTGATTGTTGATAGTCAATTTGATAGACTGTTTTGTGATTTGTTGACAGTCAATTTGATAGACTGTTCAGTGATGTGTTTAAAGTCAATATGATAGACTGTTTTGTGATTGTTGATAGTCAATTTGATAGACTGTTTTGTGATTTGTTGACAGTCAATTTGATAGACTGTTCAGTGATGTGTTTAAAGTCAATATGATAGACTGTTTTGTGATGTGAGAAGTCAATATGAAAGACTGTGACCTATGATTCTTTGGTTAcgttaaattaattatattcatCCGATTGTTAGGTCAATATGATAGACCACTCAATGTGAAAGACTTGACAGATATATTTTAAAGATGTTTGAAAGGAAGTGGAAGTTTGAGCGAGGGTTAGAAAAGTCTAGAAGCTCCATATTAGGGTAGACTTAATTGTTTAAAGTCACACCCTTTTGCAGATCGCACCAAATGACTCAGATAACATCGGCACTCCCTGGTCTGGACCATTTTGATTGCGAAGGTGATCCGGTTTCGGTAGGAGCCAGATGGGAGAAATGGAAAAGAGCTCTGGAAATATACTTCCTCGCTGCTAACATCCAAACTGGCGAAAGGAAACGAGCCACCCTTTTACATATAGGTGGTCTTTCCCTGCAAGATATCTATTACAATATACCAGGAGCCCACGTTGAAGAGGCCGAAGGCATCGACGTTTATGACGTTGCTATAAAGAAATTGGACGAATACTTTTCGCCCAAGCAAAGCAGATATTACGAGAGGTACATTTTCAGATTAACGAAACAGGCTGAAGGTGAACGGTTTGAAAACTTTTTGATAAGACTGCGACAACAAGCCGACAAATGTCAATTTACTGCAAAAGATGAAAATTTAATTGATCAAATCATCGAAAAAGGACACAGTGCAGAATTACGCAAGAAAATATTGTCAGCAGGTGACAATGTCACACTTCAACAAGTGATTAACATTGCCACCACTCTCGAAACGGTTAACAGACAGCTGGACATGTTTGTTAAACCTGGTTCAAGTAAAATAGGTGAGACAGTTAATTCTGATATTAACAAAGTTGATACCAAGTTTCGAAGTCCGAAACAAACCTCATTGAAGACTTGCTACAGATGTGGTAGTAGTAGACATCTGTCATTTGACTCAGGTTGCCCGGCTAAAGACAAAAACTGTTTGAAATGTGGGATCATTGGCCATTTTAAAGACTACTGTAGAACAAAACACCAAAAACGGAAGACAGACCCAAAAAAAGACGACAAAACGGACAAAACAAAAAGACGTAAATTGGacaacaaaaagaaagaaacggaCGAAGTAGATTATGTGTTCCATCTCGATGATGACGCGGTTGTCAAATGTGAAATCGGTGGCGTTGCTGTTGATATGTTAATTGACTCGGGGAGCAAATGTAACATTATCACAGATAAAACATGGAAGCATTTAAAAGACCTGAAAGTAAAAGCTtataatcaaattaaaaatcCTGAAAAGACTGCTTCCATATGGGAGTCAAAAACCCCTCAAAGTGCTGGGTGCGTTTGATGCCAATATAGCAATTGGTGATAGTATTGAGAAAAAAGCCACCTTCTATGTTATCCGGAACGGAACTCGTAACTTGTTAGGAAAAACAAGCGCCATCCAGCTTAACGTCCTCCGAATTGGCATCGCTGTCAACAATATCAGTACGTTTCCCAAGTTCAAGGATATTAAAATTCAGATACCCATCAATGATAAAATCAAACCTGTTATACAACCGTACAGAAGGATTCCGATACCCCTGGAAGAAAAAGTAAACTTAAAGTTAGCTGAACTCAAAGAGGCTGACATAATTGAAGCAGTTAATGGACCTTCACCGTGGGTATCTCCAATGGTGCCAATCTTAAAAGAAAGTGGTGATATCAGGATTTGTATCGATATGAGAAGGGCAAACGAGGCTATAATTCGAGAAAATCACCCGCTCCCAACTATGGATGAATTACTGCCTAACTTTAGACGAGCAAAGTATTTTTCTCGTCTCGATATCAAAAACGCTTTCCACCAATTAGAGATCCATGAAGACAGCAGATACATCACAACCTTCAGCACTAACAAAGGTCTATTCCGGTACAAAAGGCTAATGTTTGGAGTGTCGTGTGCGCCTGAAATGTTTCAGAAAGTGCTAGAAAAGATGTTGTTGGGTTGTGAGGGTACAGCTAATTTTATCGATGACATCATAATCTACGGCTGTGACGAACAGGAACATGATCAGCGACTTAACAAAGTACTACAGGTACTGAAAGATAACGATGTTCTTCTTAATGAAGAGAAATGTACGTACAAAACAAAGACGATCGAATTTCTAGGACACCAACTAACTGAAAAAGGAATAAGACCACTGGATAAATACATTCAGGCAATCCAGTCCACAAAGAGGCCCAACAACGTGGAGGAAATACAGAGTTTTCTCGGCTTGATTAATTATGTCGGAAAATGGATACCTAACGTGGCATCACTGACAGAACCACTTCGACAGTTAGTACGATTAAAATTGAGTAAAACGACGAATATCCAAAAATATTGGAGCAACACCCAGGAGAAGGCATTTGAACGTCTTAAGCATCAGCTTTCAAATATAAGAACATTGGGTTATTACAACCCTGAAGACAGAACGCAAATAATAGCTGACGCGTCGCCAGTCGGTCTAGGGGCAGTCCTTATACAAATTGATCATAATGGCCCGCGCGTGATAGCGTTCGGTAACAAGAGCCTCACTGATTGTGAGAAAAGGTACTGCCAGACGGAGAAAGAGGCATTAGCACTTGTCTGGGCAGTAgaacatttcaaaatttatctttttgGCAAAGAATTTGAGCTTATTAGTGATCATAAGCCTTTAGAAACCATTTTTGGACCAAGATCAAAGCCGTGTGCACGTATTGAGCGCTAGGTTCTAAGATTACAGGCTTACAAATATAAAGTAATATACCGGCCCGGTAAAGAAAATATCGCTGATCCCATCTCTCGACTTTGCCAATCAGTACGCCCAGAACCGTTTGATAATGAAAACTACATCAATGCCGTTGTTGAATACAGCAGGCCAGTTGCGGTCCCATTACAAGAAATTGATAGAGCCTGTACAACAGATGAAGAAATTATAGCTTTAAGAAAAGGAATTTTTGAAAACAAATGGGATCAGCTATCCACTGCTTACAAACCCTTCCAGTCAGAGATCTGTTTCCAAGATAGTATTCCCCTAAGGGGAAATAAACTCATTATTCCCAAGGAACTTCGCGGCAGGGTACTCGAGGCAGCTCACCAAGGTCACCCTGGCATTGTTGCCATGAAAGCTCGTCTCAGAACTAAAGTGTGGTGGCCAAAGATCGATAGAGATGCTGAGAACAGAGTTAAGGCTTGTAAAGGCTGTACACTCGTCTCAGCACCTAATCCACCACATCCTATCAAGAGACGCAACCTTCCCGCTGAGCCTTGGATCGATGTTGCTGTAGATTTTTTAGGACCTCTACCATCAAATGATTACCTGCTTATCCTCGTCGACTACTATAGTCGTTACAAGGAAATCAAAATTATGAGGAACATCACGGCCATAGAAACAATCAAGGTtctcaaagaaatattttcCCGAGTAGGATACCCTGCAACACTCACATGTGATAACGGCAATCAGTTTACCAGTGAAATTTTCAAGAACTTTTGCTTAGAGTGCGGCATTATAATTTACAACACAATTCCCTATTGGCCACAAATGAATGGCGAAGTCGAGCGTCAAAATAGAGACGTGCTCAAACGACTAAGGATAAGCCAATTAGAAAAGAAGAATTGGAAAGATGATCTTTTAGAATACCTAATTATGTACAACAGCACACCCCACACAACGACTGGTAAAACCCCCGCCGAACTTTTTTTCCGAAGGCAATTCCGAGACAAAATTCCAGCGGCCTTGGATATGGAATTCAAAACATCCGATTCTGGTGTAAGAGACAGAGATAAAGAGAAGAAGGAGATAGGAAAGGAGTATGCTGATAGGAAAAGGAGAGCAATTGATAATAGCCTAGAGATTGGAGAAAAGGTTTATGTAAAGAAcataatcaaagataataaattaacatctaatTTTAACCCGGAAGAACATACGGTAACGGATGTAAATGGTGGAGATGTTACAGTAAGGAATGATTCGACGGGGAAAGAATACCGCAGAAATGTAATTCACTTAAAGAGAGTGGAAAATGGTGGATGGGCTGTCGTAGATAAAAATAGCGAAAACTTGGCTGCTCCGAATAACGAAGATGAGTAAgttaacaaataattaaatatataaagtatatataatatatttacttatgttCTATTATGACATCTAAGGTTGAGGGTTTTGATTAGTAATTAAAATGATAAAGTAAATTTGAGTCTTAGtttaattgtataaaataagGAAGGGATGTAGTGTACTGGAGTTTTGTGGTGGGGGCAGTCGACTGTCAACCGTCGTAGTGAGCAGACGTATTACGCGTGTTCTGATATACCTGCAGTGTTGATTGGTAATATCGAGTACATTATAGGCCTAAACCGCCATTCATTTTTCTTTGACGATAAATCATGTattcagcgatgaaggaaaagcATCGTGAGAACTATTCCGAAAGATGCATATCGAACGTAtatacgtgacctaacctgtattgggctgattttcccttcgcgagttagaaggtcaaacaggcagtcgcttctgtaaaagaccggacctgtaaaatctttaggttaggaaAGCGAACCTTGTGGAAACGGgacaacgctagggagatgatggatGATGGAGGTAATGTTAGGACGTCCTTGTTAAATTAGTTGCATAATATTGTCTTGTGATTATTTTAATGACACTGCCCCCCATTAGCAATAACAAGGATATTAGGAATAATAAAAACGGCATCTGTGGTCTAGTAGTAGGAGCGAGAATTtctcgatctggaggccccggattcgattcccggtaggaaCACAGCACAAAAAGCACTCTGATCCTAAGCTTGTCTacgatattgcaggctgatcacccgattgttcgaaagtaagatctCTGCttgggagggcacgttaagcagtcggtccctgctacaatgtatacgtttttacaataagattcccattgacattcagaatttgcctttcaactattttaagtaaataaaagacaaaaaaagaCAGTAatcaaacagaaactttacaaaaaattattataaagttagtgattatttagatgatatgaatgcatgagattaactgtctgagaactgttaTTAGGCAGCTAAGTTACTCAAttctataacaatattttatgattttttttttaaagaacgtctagggccctgtgccgaggtttttcttgcagcttctcttCCCCGGTTATAGAGGTTGTGTGAAGCtggagtagttttaggcggatgagacgttcgttatgtaaaaattgacgattcaaagtgtaactatgttacctactgaataaaaatatttttgaatttgaatttgcctAGTTATAATccttatatgagccatgtcagaaatctttggcggcttaatagtaactttGATTCGTTGATgacgtcggtcattgacctaACATCCCGCACGAGAGACAaacaagaaaattaaaaaaagaactgaaAATCGTTCAATCGTTCATCTACGGCCCGCTTTAATTTGTCCTCATAAAAACTTACGAAGGAAGAAAGTGAAATCGAATTGTTCACAAACCGATAGAATGTCGTATAAAAAGACATTTATATCCGTTCAGCTATATTTTTTCTGTCTAGACCTAAGTTTTATGGACCTTTTAAAACCTtaaatttatacagggtgttagtgatatcgttacgaaaactttgagggatgattgagactatgattctgagttaatatcaagtggaattttccgacgcaaaagtatggaactgaaaataattagaaaaaaaaaaacaaaaaatatatgagttttccgactgaaaattccacttgatatcaactcagaatcatggtctgaatcatccccctgtgTGTTCTTagagtggttagagcgttaggctcacgaacttgaggtacgggttcgattcccgcttgggacattgtcaaaatcactttgtgagactgtcctttgtttggtaaggactttacaggcttgaatcatctgattgtctgaaaaaataagctgcttccttgcttcggagggcacaatGAGCCGTTGCCCCAGCTTGTCATGGTATCActgtaattattattctgaaatgTTCACGTCTATACTCCCAATTGGGCTAATCAgggatacatccatcgcaagatgaactaagtacacacgcttcaccgagctttctgttagaccgttATAGGTAGTGAGCCCTATCGCCCACTAAGTTTCATCCGGGTAGGAATGGCGACCGGATCCGGATAAACCGGTTAATTGACTGACGATAATCCGGAGATCTGCTTGTGGCATTGCTAATTTGGGTACACGTGAAGATGCCTATTACATGTCGACAGATATAACTATGGTTATGCAGGTTCCAAACGTGCGTAACTAACCGTTTAACATAAATTACTAAGGGGTAGGCTGGGCGATAAATTGTCAAAATTTTATcgtaatatattacttactgtAAAAGTCCGAAGTATAGTAAATCTTACGATTTATTAAAAAGTAGTAATGATGGGAAAAGTCCGTTTTTTCCATTCGTTTCGGACTTTAACGGAAACCACCTGGTTAATCCTAAAATGAAGTCCTAATAGGGCTCTTAGGACTTCAATACAAAGtgaaaattaatttgaaaacgtCTGACTCAGATGGTACTTGAACCCttaattcaaattgaaattcaaaaatatctttattcagcaggtaacatagatacgctttgaatcgtcaatttttacataacgaacgtctcatctgcctaaaactaatgcagcttctcacaacctgtatagccggggaaaagaagctgcaagaaaatcctcggcacataGATTACATAATGACAACATAGATTGAAAAAATCGCATGAACAGGATGAGgacctggtggtgtaatggttaacacgcccCCGGTTTGACAAGACCTGCGGgtacaagtcccgtccgagacaGACATTTTTCGACTTAATATTGTATTTGTGAGATTCAAttctataaaacaaaaaataaacctaCAAGACAAAGTGAAGTTGCAAGAGGACTCCTAAACTGACTGCCTTTGCCCACACCGTTAAGAACTCAAATTCacaatttaaatatactttattgcatcaaaataaaagaaaatagttacaaaagagacaaattctaaaatatctttattaagtaggtaacataacaacaatatactttgaatcgtcatttttttacataacgaacgtgtcacccgcctaaaactgcagcttctcacaacctgtatagccggggaaaagaagctgtaagaaaaacctcggccctagacgttcttttaaaaataaatataaaatattgatatacagtttagtaatttggctgccaaatatcagttcccagacagttaatcccatgcttTTGAATCTTCTagatacttaataaacttataataacttttttacaaGTTTCTGTtcaattactgtcttaaaactgtctaaacgtaaattctgaatgtcaattaggaaaaagacttaactaggtacacggTAGGTAGGTGTGTTGTATCTATTTCTTATTATATCGGCAATGACACcaccacttaattttattttaagttatacctgtcaaccccctccggttgattgagggaaggcctgtgcccagcagtgggacgtatatatgctgtttatgtatgtatgttatgtatacctgtcattttcttatccgtcgacaaggaaagggacggatggttgacaactgtaaattgtaaaatgaatgaataacccgggcgattaAATTaggtatctcgctagtatgcaacccgtttgacgtatgctgtcgtaattatgtcgggttattgcccAAATATATAAATtcgggagggtttttaaaatgcCTGCCTaaaatgacgtgtgttccataaattttatgcctgtcgattatccgctcctttctttttcggcggataagaaaatgacatgtataaattgtataactttaaataaaattagatagaatcagcaccaatatgtcTATAACAATCTAACGTCCACATTAATAATCTACTATAAACCTGTTACGACAAGATGGTCAGGTCACTAATGCCACCTCTCACTGGAATTAATCCGGACATCCGGGCAAGATACGCCggcataggcccctgacatgactcatgtaacgactacgtacttacatcagtaagtaataaccgggaacaacggatcaccttacttttggacaatcaggtgatcagcctgtaatatccttaccaaagtaaggatcagaaagtgatttttgtgatttgtccccaccgggattcgaacgcgggacTTCTGGATCGttagcacaacgctcaaccactggaccgccgTTCTATCTATGAAATATGAGATTTTAATGCATGTATAGTATGtctgaagagctcggtggcgtagcggtaaacgcgctcggtctgcgattgttgaagttaagcaactttcgcaaaggccggtcataggatgggtgaccacaaaaaaaaagttttcatctcgaactcctccgtgcttcggaaggcacgttaagccgttggtcccggctgcattagcagtcgttaataaccatcaatgcgcactgggcccgcgtgatggtttaaggcccgttctccctactcgtatccatccatagggacagcccgtgcccctgcagtggggacgttaatgggctgatgatgatgatagtatgTCTAAGAGTGAAGATTAGTTTGTGTGTCTGTGCACGTGTTTGTGCGTTTGTGCGTGCTTATATGTGTCTGTGATGTACATAATAAATAGTGATAATTAAATTaccgcatttattattattatttatatgtctCTAATCAAccaacaggagggggtatggagcatactccaccacgctgctccaatataataccccctcctgttgattgaggggaggcctgtgcccagcagtgggacgtatataggctgtttatgtatgtatgtatgttgtatatgtctctaaatagacttccgactcaggtgggccgaagtaaggacaatttgttcaggtggggtttctcggatggctcggacttaaagtgcaagtgcggcactgttccccaaacgatggaacatcttatagtgtcctgcgtgcccgaacacctgcacgcaggaggatctgatgagcgctgcagatagcgccatacttattgccaagttttgggccgatactatttagtttgccatcgacacgataagattTAAATATCGgtaataccgggtgttagtgacatcgtaacgaatactgagagggatgattcagaccatgattctgagttaatatctagtggaatttttcgtcgcaaaattcatgaaattttgagttttgtttttaattattttcaattccatactgtgtttttagctgcatagaacccaaatttcaataaaaaaaacaataatgacaaattatcgaaaattttcgatgtaatggagacaacagctgctcgaacgggtcaacggccacacgcaccgcgcgccgcgcgccccgctccgcacgccccgcgccgcacgccggcggcggcgcggcggcggcgcggcctacaaagtaggcactacgaaccgatcctatttctttctctgtctatcgtaaatttataaatttattttattcttattcttaaatggacggataatcaacaggcataaaatttatggaatacacgtcaattttaagcagaaatctaaaacaaccgacagaattaagttgacagcacacgtcaaacggtttgcataccagcgagatacctttttgattcgaccgggttattcattcatttactcataggaatcggggccattatctacctaaaacagttgaaacagtaaataattgtattctttgttgtcattagaataactaacaaccaactaacacaaccaccacagattaggtaattagttacctactatgtcaaccatccaccaacttagtatgtaagtacctacgcaaaacctcgctacacaaaaatcgagcgagatcgcgtctagaattgggcggacactccgccagagtgttgcctatcgatattctatcgatacctagttaaaaaaaaccaatagtaggtacctatcgatagatcttttagatcaatacccattattattacaaagcaagacctatcggtactatcgctagtatcgatctaaatgtactatcactactttcgatagtttagacaattttcaagttcaataattgataatctacctatcgatagttcggcaactccgccgcgtaggcaatgtcggcatgttcaacgaaaaaaattgtccgagaggagtgatcttatttttcttgttacatgttggtaccgaggtactaagtactaagttattcgtggttttaaatctcaatgttaaatcatcagtaaagaactaattaaacctatcctgttctgtgtacaatattcatgtaacggctacgtgcttacataagtacctagtagacgggagcaacgacttaacgtaccttccgaagcacggatcattttactttcggacaatcaggtgatcagcctgtaacgtcccaaccaaaggccttataaacagatttttgtgatatgtccccaccggaatacgaacccggaccctccgcatcccatcgctcaaccactggaccacataggccaagaaggttctaagacataattaaaggatcctgggacgcaagacctccgagttagggcttgtttgatctgtcttgatggatactcggacgtgaatagcctcacggatcaagggcaacgcgcgccaataaagtaggcattacgaacagatactaggtatttctttgagttgataggtatcaagtgaagtttcctgtcgccaaattcataaaaaaattagatttttttcagtcccatattgtgttttaagctgcatagaacgcacatttaaaataaacaaataaaaattactaattattaaattttatcaatgtcatcaataattaataacgtatctacaacttcagctatgcgcaggtgaatagccggcgcacgggtcaagggcaacgctcgccaataaagtaggcatacggacagatactatttctttctctgtcacttgcaccataaacatacttctctctctctctctagtcgtcggctcgactcggccgcggccggtgcgtcgtcggcgcccttagtcggcgcctttgatgctttgcgctaacgccgccgcgcgcttccgctcagtcgaatactaagcttgacccgaatcgcgtgatgtttttcgaggatatttttttcgtgtttgtgagtgtttgtttcattctgtaaatgagtagtgtcgactatgatgatagatcatagaccatttactgcgcaaaagtatggaagattgttgatgtttgttaaagagcaaggtgttgtgtttgtgagtgcgtgtgatacctacctaccgcggaggaaacgcgatgttgcatacctacgtgacgtgacatgttctagggtacctacctaggtacttcatccgaaggaataacaattaaggtaaggcaagagtagggtttttattgttaataagttaggaacgttttaataactggtaggtaggtaccgtgcgtgaaaaatcgtggcagtaggtgttctacttcaacaaacaacatttttaaacgttgaaccactaagcatctaaatacaagagaatgaaaactcctacctagatatcaacatcgtatcacgcacgcgtaacgtagccgcgcgtaagtttagcgtctgtgtggcgcgttgttcgacttacattgcggcacagtaaaaattgaaaatcttaattaaacatttgcgacaagaaaaacacccaccatcatttttagtacaataaaataggcgttccattttttttttcgttacgatgtcactaacaccctgtatatttacaaGAGGAATATATCTAATAtgtgtatcatcatcataagcccattaacgtccccactgctggggcacgggccttccctatggatggatagggagatcgggccttaaaccatcacgcgggcccagtgcggattgatggttattaacgactggtaatgcagccgggaccaacggcttaacgtgccttccgaagcacggaggagctcgagatgaaaactattttttaacccatcctatgaccggcctttgcgaaagttgcttaacttcaacaatcgccgaccgagcgcgtttaccgctgcgtcaccgagct
This portion of the Pectinophora gossypiella chromosome 1, ilPecGoss1.1, whole genome shotgun sequence genome encodes:
- the LOC126370600 gene encoding uncharacterized protein LOC126370600 → MTQITSALPGLDHFDCEGDPVSVGARWEKWKRALEIYFLAANIQTGERKRATLLHIGGLSLQDIYYNIPGAHVEEAEGIDVYDVAIKKLDEYFSPKQSRYYERYIFRLTKQAEGERFENFLIRLRQQADKCQFTAKDENLIDQIIEKGHSAELRKKILSAGDNVTLQQVINIATTLETVNRQLDMFVKPGSSKIGETVNSDINKVDTKFRSPKQTSLKTCYRCGSSRHLSFDSGCPAKDKNCLKCGIIGHFKDYCRTKHQKRKTDPKKDDKTDKTKRRKLDNKKKETDEVDYVFHLDDDAVVKCEIGGVAVDMLIDSGSKCNIITDKTWKHLKDLKVKAYNQIKNPEKTASIWESKTPQSAGCV